GGATGTCCTCGCTGATGCGCGGGTGGAAGACGGCGTCGATGTAGACGTCGATGAGATTGTAGAAGTCGCGCAGATTGCAGCTCGCCACCGGATAGCAGGTCTTGTCCGGAAAGGTGAAGGCGTTGAGAAAGGTCTGCAAGGAGCCCTTGAGCAGTTCCACAAAGGGTTCTTTGACCGGGTACTTGTCGGAACCGCAGAGCACTGAGTGCTCAAGGATATGGGCCACGCCGGTGGAATCGGTGGGCGGCGTGCGAAAGCTCACGCCAAAGCATTTGTTTTCATCCGTATTGCTGATGGAAAGCAGTTGCGCGCCCGTGGCCTCATGCAGCCACAGCCGGGCCATGCCGTCCACTTCGTGGAGGTGCCGTTCGGTGACAAGAGTAAAACCGTTGTTGTTCATAATGATTCCTGCAAATAATTTTGGGGCCTGTTGGGAATATACGGCAAATGAATCCAGACTATAAGGGCTGCGGCGGGGTTTGAAAAGGGGCGGCAAAGCGCAGGCCGTGAGCCGTCTCTGGCGTCACGGCGCGGCGGCGAGCCGTGGTTTTGCGCCGTGGCCATTCCCGCCGCCTCCCTGGCCCATTCCATCTCCGCCCCCATTCTCGCCCGCCCCCACCCCATGCGCACGCATGCCCGGCAAGAGGACAACAGCCCGGCACTACAAAGGAATTGCGCCGCGCGCCGTGCTGACGGTCAAAAAGAGCGCGCCCGTGCTTGCCAAGCGTGATTCGATCATGTATGTACTCTCTTTCTATCAAGCACACCTAGGCAGCGGCCCGGGGTGCCCGGTGGAATGCCGCGTGTGGCGGCGTTCTTTTTGCGCCAAAGGCGCAACATCGGGTTGCAGGGTCAGGGCGTGGGTGGAAGAAAACAACCCTTTGGAGGAATCCCAATGGCTTACGTCAGCATGAAGCAAATGCTGGAAACCGGCGTGCATTTCGGTCACCAGACCCGCCGCTGGAACCCCAAGATGCGTCCCTACATTTTCGGCGCGCGTAACGGCATCCATATCATCGACCTGCAGCAGACCGTAAAGCTCTTCCGCATTGCCCACGACAAGGTTGTGGACACCGTTGCCAAGGGCGGCAAGGTTCTGTTCATCGGCACCAAGCGTCAGGCTCAGGAAGCTGTGGCCACCGAAGCCGGTCGCGCCGGACAGTACTATGTGACCAATCGTTGGATGGGCGGCACGCTCACCAACTTTGTCACCATCCAGAAGAGCGTTGATCGCCTGAAGAAGCTGGAAGTCATGTTTGCCGACGGCAGCATCAACCGCTACCAGAAAAAGGAAATCCTGCTTCTGGAACGCGAAATGAACAAGCTGGAACAAACCCTCGGCGGCATCAAGAACATGGACCGTCTGCCCCAGCTTGCCTTCATCATCGACCCGCATCGTGAAGACATCGCCGTCAAGGAATGCCGCAAGCTCGGCATCCCCATCGTGGCCGTCACGGACACCAACTGCGACCCCGATGTCATCGACTATATCATTCCCGGCAATGATGACGCCATCCGCGCCATCAAGCTCTTTGTGGCCTCTTTCGCCGAAGCCTGCACGGAAGGCGAAGCCATGAGCAAGGACCACAAGGGCGAAGCTTCCAACGCTGAAGAAGCCATGCAAAAGGCTGCCGCTGCCGAGGTTGTGGCCGAAGCTGCTCCCGCCCAATAACCGGCTTTTCTGCTTTCGCATTTTGGGGGCAGCGCAACCAGTATAGATGGCTGCGCTGCCCCTGTTTGGATGCGGCACCGCAACATTCAGGCCTATTTGATAACTCCGGTTTCAGGCCGGACGCATTTTGGAGAATACAATGGCTATTACCGCTCAACTGGTAAAAGAACTGCGCGAAATGACTGGCGCGGGCATGATGGATTGCAAAAAAGCCCTGGTGGAAGTGGAAGGCGACCTGGAAAAGGCCGTGGACTGGCTGCGTCAGAAGGGCATGGCCAAGGCTGCCAAAAAGTCGGGCCGCGCCACCAGTGAAGGTCTTGTGACCGTGACCCTGAGTGATGACGGCAAGACCGTGGCCATGGCTTCGCTTTTGTGCGAAACCGACTTCGTGGCGCGTGGCGAGCAGTTCCAGACCATGGCAGCCAAGCTCGCCAAGACCGTGCTGGACAATGCCCCCGCTGACGCCGTGGCCCTCGAATCCCTTATGGGTGAAGAAGTGACCCAGCTTATCGCCTCTGTGGGCGAAAACATGCAGATCGGCAAGTTTGCCCGCCACACCAAGCCCGGCGAAAGCTCCGTCATCGGCCAGTACATCCACGCCAACGGCAAGATCGGCGTGCTGGTGTTTCTGACCTGCGGCAAGACTGAAAGCGCCGCCAGGCCCGAAGTGCAGGAACTGGCCAAAAATATCGCCATGCAGGTGGCCGCCGCCAGCCCCATGGCTCTTGACGCCGCCAGCCTGGACCAGGCTGCCGTGGAGCGTGAACGCGAAGTCTACCGCCAGAAGGCTCTGGAAGAAGGCAAGCCCGCCAACATCGTGGACAAGATCGCCGACGGCGCCGTGAAGAAGTTCCAGAAGGACGTGTGCCTTATGGAACAGCCTTACATCCGCGACGACAAGAAGACCATCAACGACATCGTGCGTGAAACCGGCAAGACCGTTGGTGATGAAATCACCGTCACCGGCTTTGAGCGCATTCAGCTTGCCGCCGAATAATAGTATCCGACTCGCCGGGCCGGACGGGCGAATCCGTCCGGCCATAGAGCTTTTTACCCTTGAAACAGGGGTACACGCTCTAAAAGGCTGCACAAGAGTGCAGCACGCCGCAACATGGCGTGGATGCAGCCGAAAATCGCATTTTCCCACAGAGAGACAAGGCCGCAATACTTCATATTGCCACGGTGCTCTGATCCGGATACCACAGTTTTAGGCGCAGCAGACTATTGACAAAAGGGGGCTTCGGCCCTCTTTTGTCTTTTTGAGGCCACGCCCGGCCTAAGGCCGGGAGTCTAGAGCAGATTACCTTTGAGAATGTACAGTCTCAAAGTTTAAGGCAGGCTCACTTCGGCGTTTAACCGCGCAGATAAACTGTGCTTACGCCTCCGTAGCGAACGTCTGCTCACGCAGCCGTCAGAGCAATATAAAAGTTAAATTGCTCTATTTTACAAGAAGGGGCACAGCCCCGGAGCAGTATATATGCTGGAATTTTCATGGGTGACACAGCTTTCCGCCTGGGCCGGTCTGGGCACGCTGGTACTGCTGGAAGTGGTGCTTGGCGTGGACAACCTGGTCTTTATTTCCATTCTTGTGGGAAGGTTGCCCGGCGACCGCAAGCGGGAGGCTTTTTTGGTGGGGCTTGGGCTGGCCCTGCTCATGCGCATGATCCTGCTCACCATCATGGCCCGCCTGGCCACGCTGATCACGCCCCTGTTCGTGCTTGGGGGGCACGGCTTTTCAGCGCGTGACCTCATACTCATGGCCGGGGGCGTCTTTCTGCTGCTCAAGGGCACCATGGAGCTGCACGACCGGCTTGAAGGCCACAGCGGCAGATATGCCGGAGAAACGGAGCACCACCCCGGATTCTGGCAGGTTATTTTTCAGGTAGTGGTGCTGGACGCGGTCTTTTCGCTGGACTCCATCATCACGGCCGTGGGCATGGTGGAACATGTCACCATCATGATGCTGGCCGTGATCATAGCCATGAGCATCATGCTCATGTCCGCCGGGCCACTGCTTGCCTTTATGGAGCGTCACCCCACGGTCATCGTGCTGTGCCTGGGCTTTTTGCTCATGATCGGCCTGAGCCTTCTTGCCGACGGTCTGGGCTACCATATTCCCAAGGGCTACATGTACGCGGCCATTGTGTTTTCCCTTTTGGTGGAAATGTGCAACCAGTGGGCGCTCCGCAACCGACGAAGACGTTTCAGCATGCGCGACATGCGCGAATCCACGGCCCGCGTGATCCTGAATATTCTGGGCGGCAGCGCGCCTGGGCAGGGTGATACCCAGCTCGACGCAGCCGCCCTGGCGGGCGAAACCAAGGAGCGGCTGTTCGCGCCGGAAGAACGGGCCATGCTGGCCCGCGTCATTCGCCTTGGCGGACGCACGGCCCGCTTTATCATGGTGCCGCGCCAGCGCGTGAACTGGCTGGACAGCAATGCGGACAGGGAAACCGTGAGCAAACATGCCGCGGCGTCGCGGCTGGCCTGGCTGCCCGTGCTGCGCCGTGATACCGACGAGGTGCTTGGCGTGGTGCACCCCGGCGACATCCTCATGCGCGAAGGCGAGCAACCCGAAGGGCAGTGGGATCTGACCAAGTTCATCCGGCCAGCCCCCACCATCTTCGAGCATACGCCCCTGCCTGTCATTATGGAGGATTTTCGCACCCATCCTTCGCCGCTGGCCTTTGTGCGCGATGAATACGGCAGCGTGGTGGGCATCATCACCCCGGCCGAGCTTTTGAGCGTACTGGCCGGGCAGATGGGCGACATGCCCGCCGGGCCGGAAGCCTGCCGTCGCCCCGACGGCAGCTGGGTCATGCCAGGGCGGCTCACCATTGACCTGTTCGCCAGCTGGCTTGGCATCAGCCTGCCCAAGCGTCTGGACAGCGCGACCCTGGCCGGGTTCATTCTGGAGCGCCTTGGGCGCATACCCGAAAAAGGCGCGCACCTGCACTATCAGGGGTGGGATCTGGAAATCACGCACATGGACAGGCGGCGCATTGACGAAGTGCGCGCCGTGCGCCTGCTGACGCCCCCGGTCAAGGGAAAGAAAAAAACCAGGGATGCCTCCGGACGGCGCTGATTGAAAACTCCGCCGTAAAACTGTTGACAAGCCAGTGGACTCGGCTGTAATTTTACAAAAGATATGAAAATGAACAACACTTCTTTCTTCTTCAGCGGCATGATTTGCCTCGTTATGGTCGGCCTAGTAGTACGGGACCGATCTTTAGGCGCGTCATAAGCAGGGAAGAACAAAAGGTATATGTGAACCCCGCCGGCGCGAGCTGGCGGGGTTTTTTTATACCCGAAGACCGCCAGCAAGCCCCAGCCAACGCAAAAGGAGCCTTGTGGCGATGTTACGTCTTACTGGAGCCGAATTAACCATACGCCTGTTGGAAAATCAGGGGGTCACCTGTATTGCCGGTATTCCCGGCGGTTTCAATCTGCCCTTGTACGACGCGATGGGACGCAGCGGCGCGATCCGCCATGTTCTGGCGCGCCACGAGCAGGGCGCGGGCTTTATAGCGCAGGGCATGGCCAGGGTCTCCGGCCGTCCCGGCGTGGTCTTCGCCACATCGGGGCCGGGAGCCACCAACACCCTCACGGCCCTTGCCGACGCCCGCATGGATTCGGTGCCTCTGGTGTGCATCACCGGCCAGGTTCCCCAGAGCATGATAGGCACTGACGCCTTTCAGGAAGTGGACATTTACGGCATGTCCATCCCGGCCACCAAGCACAATTTTCTCGTGCGCTCTCCCGAAGAACTGCCGCGTGTCATTGCCGACGCCTTTTCCATTGCGGTCAGCGACCGTCCCGGTCCGGTGCTTGTGGACATTCCGCGCGACGTGCAGGTGGCTCCCGTCGAGGTAGACGGTCTGCCCGAACCCGGCGTGGCCACGCCCATGCCCACGCCCGACAGCGCGTCCCTGGCCAGGGCCGCCGAGCTTCTCAACGCGGCGGAACGGCCATTGCTCCTGCTTGGCGGGGGCACGTCGTCGCCGGAGGCCGCCGCCGCCGCGCTGGAGTTTATGGAGCAGCAGCGCATTCCGGCCGTCATGTCCCTGCGCGGGCTTGGCGTGGTGCCTCACGGGCATGAGCTTGCCGTGGGCATGCTGGGCATGCACGGCGCGCGCGCCTCCAACATGCTGGTGGAAGAATGCGACGTGCTCATGGTGGTGGGCGCGCGCCTGGGCGACAGGGCCACAGGCCGTCTGGACAGTTTTTGCCCCAAGAGCGGGCTTATCCATATCGACATTGACGCCAGTGAAGTGGGCAAGCTGCTCATGCCGCAGGTGGGGCTGACGGCGGACGCCAGCCAGGCTCTGCGGGCGCTCATGCCCCTGGTGAAGCCACGGGATCGCGGCGCATGGCTGGCGCGTGTGGATGCCCGCAAGGCCGCGCACGGGCTGCGCTTTGACAGGGAGGACGACATCCTCTCCCCCTATGGCATCATCCGTCATGTGGCGAAGCTGGTGGGTGACGATGCTGTCATCGCTACGGATGTGGGCCAGCACCAGATGCGCGTGGCGCAGGCCTACCCCATGAACCGCCCGCGCCAGTGGCTCACGTCCGGCGGGCTGGGCACCATGGGTTTTGGCCTGCCTGCGGCCATAGGCGCGGCGCTGGAACGGCGCGGGGGCATGGCCGTCTGCTTTACCGGCGACGGCAGCCTGCTCATGAATATCCA
This DNA window, taken from Desulfovibrio sp. 86, encodes the following:
- the rpsB gene encoding 30S ribosomal protein S2; the encoded protein is MAYVSMKQMLETGVHFGHQTRRWNPKMRPYIFGARNGIHIIDLQQTVKLFRIAHDKVVDTVAKGGKVLFIGTKRQAQEAVATEAGRAGQYYVTNRWMGGTLTNFVTIQKSVDRLKKLEVMFADGSINRYQKKEILLLEREMNKLEQTLGGIKNMDRLPQLAFIIDPHREDIAVKECRKLGIPIVAVTDTNCDPDVIDYIIPGNDDAIRAIKLFVASFAEACTEGEAMSKDHKGEASNAEEAMQKAAAAEVVAEAAPAQ
- the tsf gene encoding translation elongation factor Ts, translating into MAITAQLVKELREMTGAGMMDCKKALVEVEGDLEKAVDWLRQKGMAKAAKKSGRATSEGLVTVTLSDDGKTVAMASLLCETDFVARGEQFQTMAAKLAKTVLDNAPADAVALESLMGEEVTQLIASVGENMQIGKFARHTKPGESSVIGQYIHANGKIGVLVFLTCGKTESAARPEVQELAKNIAMQVAAASPMALDAASLDQAAVEREREVYRQKALEEGKPANIVDKIADGAVKKFQKDVCLMEQPYIRDDKKTINDIVRETGKTVGDEITVTGFERIQLAAE
- a CDS encoding TerC family protein, which produces MLEFSWVTQLSAWAGLGTLVLLEVVLGVDNLVFISILVGRLPGDRKREAFLVGLGLALLMRMILLTIMARLATLITPLFVLGGHGFSARDLILMAGGVFLLLKGTMELHDRLEGHSGRYAGETEHHPGFWQVIFQVVVLDAVFSLDSIITAVGMVEHVTIMMLAVIIAMSIMLMSAGPLLAFMERHPTVIVLCLGFLLMIGLSLLADGLGYHIPKGYMYAAIVFSLLVEMCNQWALRNRRRRFSMRDMRESTARVILNILGGSAPGQGDTQLDAAALAGETKERLFAPEERAMLARVIRLGGRTARFIMVPRQRVNWLDSNADRETVSKHAAASRLAWLPVLRRDTDEVLGVVHPGDILMREGEQPEGQWDLTKFIRPAPTIFEHTPLPVIMEDFRTHPSPLAFVRDEYGSVVGIITPAELLSVLAGQMGDMPAGPEACRRPDGSWVMPGRLTIDLFASWLGISLPKRLDSATLAGFILERLGRIPEKGAHLHYQGWDLEITHMDRRRIDEVRAVRLLTPPVKGKKKTRDASGRR
- the ilvB gene encoding biosynthetic-type acetolactate synthase large subunit, producing the protein MLRLTGAELTIRLLENQGVTCIAGIPGGFNLPLYDAMGRSGAIRHVLARHEQGAGFIAQGMARVSGRPGVVFATSGPGATNTLTALADARMDSVPLVCITGQVPQSMIGTDAFQEVDIYGMSIPATKHNFLVRSPEELPRVIADAFSIAVSDRPGPVLVDIPRDVQVAPVEVDGLPEPGVATPMPTPDSASLARAAELLNAAERPLLLLGGGTSSPEAAAAALEFMEQQRIPAVMSLRGLGVVPHGHELAVGMLGMHGARASNMLVEECDVLMVVGARLGDRATGRLDSFCPKSGLIHIDIDASEVGKLLMPQVGLTADASQALRALMPLVKPRDRGAWLARVDARKAAHGLRFDREDDILSPYGIIRHVAKLVGDDAVIATDVGQHQMRVAQAYPMNRPRQWLTSGGLGTMGFGLPAAIGAALERRGGMAVCFTGDGSLLMNIQEMATAAETGANVKIILCNNNGLGLVQQQQDLFFDGRITASAYTTRTDFVQIAKGFGLPAARLAAGKDPQRVLKEFLGRPGPCLIEVQVRAEDKVFPMVPPGAANSQMIEGIPS